In Mytilus edulis chromosome 7, xbMytEdul2.2, whole genome shotgun sequence, a single genomic region encodes these proteins:
- the LOC139529817 gene encoding uncharacterized protein — MDPSHVEQQEEIQPQEGDVPELLENTSNTSQSDETPEARRVRDLTEKGQGAFTEKRDKFCQELEALWADIESQLLEVTTPPNDLQQLLTVQDKLVKACNNYRRLTDEYLDFLKRTRTLESQKEIDACKLSLDLRLSKVELVMEKLHEHRLALTKAKSTKTKTSRGKKTSHSGSSNVSDMSSLARRKRAKAEAAKSKIAFVEKHALILQQEAMLEEQALFRQNEMEQEAARKKAEMEQEVAQRKHEAAQRTVQLEQEAAHRKTQLEQEAMRRKAQMQQEAARVSREKAELKAKFNLLEAQREAAAAEAEARILEYDDSQAYSDLPDEKEDPLQRVQDFVNKLPVSTVVKEVTGPQKKKQIPVKIELSHEAPAFVPSVASNLLSQTSAVLPSDNKSPEVTFIPDLGLVTGIQKLGLSDESPTEHQKQGVKEAIPVLRIKQDFIEEIPVSHQKQGVIEEIPVTNQQQINLTSEITRFLLRKDLLFSRLTSFNDRAESFHTWKASFKNVTDELQVSDSEQIDLLIKWLGPESAKHAISIRASNANNPTIGIQRLWKRLDERYGAPEMLEASLKSKLAKFPTLTNKDNARLYELSDILSEIEYHKENPKLGCLLAYFDSSSGINPIVEKLPYGLQEKWTTRATRYKAKYDVAFPPFTEFSAYIREISKTKNDPGFIFGSKATPNTKGAAPRSTPYPRTKVGAHKTAVGQQSGDASKQGLCILHNTKHSLNECRAFRAKSIEERKGLLKENNVCYKCCDSTTHRSRDCNASISCKECGSKQHTTALHITRPQQPASSQSSSPKQAYGGEPIESAETKATSVNSTCTEICKDTYSGKSCAKILPVNVYHKDNQYKVIRMYAIIDDQSNRSLASPEFFNLFDVKDKPENYTLSTCSGKVVTSGKRGRGFVMESINGNDKFDLPVLIECDHIPNNRDEIPTPEVTMHHPHLKELRGSIPPIEENCQILLLIGRDLIEAHHVLDQRIGPPRTPYAQQLKLGWVVIGETCINKQHVPLELNVKITNILPTGQPSTFQPCTSKFDIRENYTDPVTKDLQSPLFEKTRDDDKPGQSYEDKMFMKQMDNEFVRDSEGSWVAPLPFRVPRQPLPSNRQQALHRANMLDISLNRNPVKREHFLTFMSKILDNNHAELAPPLHEHEECWYLPLFGVYHPKKPDQIRGVFDSSAKCNGVSLNSVLLTGPDLTNDLLGVLLRFRKEMVAVTADVQHMFHCFVVRKDHRNYLRFLWHKDNDLQKNLVEYRMRVHVFGNSPSPAVATLGLRKAAQASEQEFGSHVTSFVTRDFYVDDGLTSCPTKEEAVKLMKDTQQALAKYGNLRLHKFASNCAEVMSAFHVSDLASNLKDLDLECDSKPLQRSLGLSWDVNTDNFLFQLSSENKPITRRGILSTINSLYDPLGFLAPVIIQGKLLLRKIVSETVDWDQPLSDETADEWKSWRDTLIAIETLRIPRTYVPYLSKTTTKELHVFSDASEKAIAAVAYLRTTDSSGEPNIGFILGKAKVAPTSGHTIPRLELSAAVLAVEITQTIMDNLDLHIDTVKFYTDSKVVLGYISNETRRFFIYVANRVEKIRKFSSPSQWNYVPTHRNPADSGTRSVQAHEIHSSEWLLGPKQLLSSEQKNSEDIYQLIDPEEDGEIRATVNVAKTFSTPEHKGIGTDRFNRFSNWTSLVRAIAFLERFSRLHGSKQASSVTSVDSFSNAENFILISAQQEVYGDEIDCIKRQEQINKRSPIANLNPFLDERGLLRVGGRIVKSDLNLREKKPLIVPGRNHVATLLVRHYHNKIKHQGRHFTDGAIRSAGFWIVGAKRLISSIIHKCVTCRKLRGKTEYQIMSDLPEDRLEPSPPFTNVGIDTFGPWTIVSRKTRGGYANSKRWAILFTCLVTRAIHIELIEEMSSSAFINAVRRFAAIRGQVKIFRSDRGTNFIGAIDDLKIDSINVEDGPFKNFLYSSGTTWIFNAPHSSHMGGAWERMIGITRRILDSMLLNAAGRSLTHDVLNTLMAEVSAIVNSRPLVPVSTDPENPLILTPAMLLTQKTDYVFTSDHLGEFDKRDLCLAEWRRVQALASVFWSRWRKEYLPLLQQRRKWTEDRRDLIEGDVILLKDKNICRTQWPVGIIVNSFKSSDEHVRKAEVRVIVNGKATTYTRPIVDMILLIENTPV; from the coding sequence ATGGATCCCAGTCATGTGGAACAACAAGAAGAGATTCAGCCCCAAGAAGGAGATGTCCCTGAACTATTAGAAAATACGTCTAATacatcacagtcagatgaaacTCCCGAGGCTAGGCGAGTACGTGACCTCACGGAAAAAGGACAAGGAGCTTTCACTGAAAAACGTGACAAGTTCTGTCAGGAACTAGAGGCTCTCTGGGCAGACATTGAATCCCAGTTATTGGAAGTAACAACGCCTCCTAACGATCTCCAGCAACTCCTAACAGTCCAGGACAAACTTGTTAAAGCCTGTAATAATTATCGTAGGCTTACAGATGAATACCTAGACTTTCTGAAAAGGACCCGAACATTGGAGagtcaaaaagaaattgatgCATGTAAACTCTCTTTGGATTTACGTCTGTCCAAAGTGGAGCTAGTTATGGAAAAACTACACGAGCATCGCCTCGCTCTAACAAAGGCCAAATCCACTAAAACAAAGACCTCAAGGGGTAAGAAGACCTCGCACAGCGGTAGCTCTAACGTGTCAGACATGTCAAGCCTGGCACGGAGAAAGCGAGCCAAGGCAGAGGCTGCAAAGTCTAAGATAGCATTTGTCGAAAAACATGCCCTTATCCTACAACAGGAAGCAATGTTAGAAGAACAAGCCCTGTTCAGACAAAatgaaatggaacaggaagcagcACGCAAAAAAGCTGAAATGGAGCAAGAAGTCGCTCAACGTAAACATGAGGCCGCACAGAGAACAGTTCAGCTAGAACAGGAGGCCGCTCACAGAAAAACGCAATTAGAACAAGAGGCTATGCGCAGGAAGGCTCAAATGCAACAAGAAGCCGCACGAGTAAGCCGGGAAAAGGCCGAGCTTAAAGCCAAATTTAACCTTCTAGAAGCACAGagagaagctgcagccgcagaagccgaggctcgtatCCTGGAATACGATGATAGCCAAGCGTATAGCGATCTCCCTGACGAAAAGGAAGACCCGctccagcgtgtgcaagatttcgtcaataaacttcctgtatcaactgttgttaaggaagtaacaggacctcaaaagaaaaaacaaattcctgttaagATTGAGCTGAGTCAcgaagcaccagcgttcgtgccatccGTGGCATCGAACTTGCTGTCACAGACATCTGCCGTCTTGCCTTCCGATAATAAGTCACCGGAAGTTACCTttatcccagatctgggattagtAACCGGCATACAAAAACTAGGCCTTTCAGATGAGAGCCCTACTGAACATCAAAAACAGGGTGTTAAAGAAGCGATCCCTGTCTTACGCATAAAACAAGACtttatagaagagatccctgtttcacaccaaaaacaaggcgtaatagaagagatccctgttaCAAACCAGCAACAAATCAACCTTACATCAGAGATAACTAGATTCCTTTTACGCAAGGACTTGCTTTTCTCCCGATTAACAAGCTTTAACGATCGGGCAGAGTCCTTTCATACTTGGAAAGCAAGCTTCAAGAACGTGACTGATGAGTTACAAGTCTCTGACTCAGAACAGATCGATTTACTGATCAAGTGGCTCGGTCCAGAGTCTGCTAAACACGCCATTAGCATAAGAGCGTCGAACGCTAATAATCCTACCATAGGTATACAGAGATTATGGAAGAGGCTTGACGAGCGGTATGGcgctccagaaatgttggaagcctctcTCAAGAGTAAACTTGCAAAATTCCCTACCTTAACAAATAAGGACAACGCACGTCTCTACGAACTGTCTGACattctatcagaaatagaatatcacaaggaaaatcccaagctgggatgtttgcTAGCATATTTTGACTCCTCGTCCGGGATAAATCctattgttgaaaaattaccgTACGGACTCCAAGAAAAGTGGACCACAAGGGCTACAAGATACAAGGCCAAATATGACGTTGCCTTTCCACCTTTCACAGAATTCTCTGCCTACATCAGGGAAATAAGCAAAACAAAGAACGATCCTGGGTTCATCTTTGGGTCAAAAGCCACACCAAATACAAAAGGTGCTGCGCCAAGGTCTACGCCTTACCCTAGGACTAAAGTTGGTGCTCATAAAACAGCAGTTGGGCAGCAATCTGGAGACGCCAGCAAACAAGGTCTTTGTATTCTGCACAATACAAAGCATTCCTTAAATGAATGTCGAGCGTTCCGAGCCAAGTCAATAGAGGAGCGCAAAggtcttttaaaagaaaacaatgtatgtTACAAGTGTTGTGATTCTACCACACATAGAAGCCGGGATTGCAATGCAAGCATAAGTTGTAAAGAATGTGGAAGTAAACAACACACTACCGCActtcacatcactagaccacaGCAACCTGCAAGTTCACAGTCTAGCTCGCCTAAGcaagcctacggcggggagcCTATAGAATCGGCTGAAACTAAGGCAACCTCAGTTAACTCTACCTGTACTGAGATCTGCAAAGATACATATAGTGGGAAATCTTGTGCTAAAATACTTCCTGTGAATGTTTATCACAAAGATAACCAGTACAAAGTTATTCGCATGTACGCCATCATTGATGACCAAAGCAACCGGTCACTAGCATCGCCCGAATTCTTTAATCTTTTCGACGTCAAAGATAAACCGGAAAACTATACTTTATCAACATGCTCCGGCAAAGTAGTCACTTCCGGCAAAAGAGGAAGAGGTTTCGTCATGGAATCAATCAATGGTAATGACAAGTTTGACCTTCCTGTACTGATTGAATGTGATCATATTCCCAATAATAGGGACGAAATACCTACTCCTGAAGTAACAATGCATCACCCTCATTTAAAAGAACTTAGAGGTAGCATTCCACCAATAGAGGAAAATTGCCAAATTCTTCTCTTAATTGGCAGagaccttatagaggcacaccaTGTCCTCGATCAGCGCATAGGACCACCCAGAACTCCATATGCACAACAATTGAAACTTGGTTGGGTAGTGATAGGAGAGACCTGCATTAACAAGCAGCATGTTCCTCTTgagttaaatgtcaaaataaccaacattttgcCTACAGGACAACCTTCAACCTTTCAACCATGCACAAGCAAGTTTGACATCCGGGAAAACTACACAGACCCTGTAACGAAAGACCTACAATCGCCACTCTTTGAAAAAACAAGGGACGATGACAAGCCTGGACAGTCATATGAGGACAAAATGTTCATGAAGCAGATGGACAACGAATTTGTAAGAGACTCGGAAGGAAGTTGGGTAGCACCGTTGCCGTTCCGAGTGCCAAGACAGCCATTGCCAAGCAACAGACAACAAGCTCTTCATCGTGCTAATATGTTAGACATCAGTTTGAATAGAAACCCAGTTAAGCGGGAACACTTTCTTACTTTTATGAGTAAGATCCTGGACAATAATCATGCAGAGCTCGCTCCACCATTGCACGAACATGAGGAGTGTTGGTATTTGCCATTGTTTGGTGTTTATCATCCGAAGAAACCCGATCAGATAAGAGGTGTGTTTGATTCTTCCGCCAAATGTAACGGAGTTTCACTTAACAGCGTCCTGCTTACAGGTCCAGACTTGACCAATGATCTCTTGGGAGTATTGCTGCGTTTCAGGAAAGAAATGGTCGCAGTTACTGCAGACGTTCAACATATGTTTCACTGCTTTGTTGTCAGAAAAGACCACCGAAATTATCTGAGATTTTTATGGCATAAAGACAATGACCTACAGAAGAACCTTGTCGAGTACCGCATGAGAGTTCATGTTTTCGGAAATAGTCCGTCACCTGCCGTTGCTACGCTTGGACTCAGAAAAGCAGCTCAAGCATCAGAACAAGAGTTTGGCAGTCACGTGACTAGCTTTGTTACAAGAGACTTCTATGTCGACGACGGTCTAACGTCATGTCCTACTAAAGAGGAAGCTGTTAAGCTCATGAAGGACACACAGCAAGCATTAGCAAAATATGGAAACTTACGCCTTCACAAGTTTGCCTCTAATTGTGCGGAAGTTATGTCTGCATTTCATGTCAGTGATTTGGCTTCAAATCTTAAAGATCTAGACTTAGAATGCGACAGCAAACCCCTGCAACGTAGTCTTGGTCTCAGCTGGGACGTAAACACTGATAACTTCTTATTTCAATTATCATCAGAAAACAAACCGATTACTCGGAGAGGAATTTTATCAACGATAAACAGTCTCTACGATCCTCTAGGATTTTTGGCTCCAGTGATTATACAAGGGAAACTCCTATTACGGAAAATAGTATCAGAAACCGTTGATTGGGACCAACCTCTTTCTGATGAGACAGCAGATGAGTGGAAATCTTGGAGAGACACTCTAATTGCTATCGAAACATTGCGCATTCCACGTACATACGTGCCGTATCTCAGCAAAACCACCACAAAGGAGTTACATGTCTTCTCTGATGCATCAGAAAAAGCCATAGCAGCTGTTGCATATCTACGCACGACCGACAGTAGTGGTGAACCAAACATAGGTTTCATTCTTGGGAAAGCTAAAGTTGCACCAACAAGTGGTCATACTATTCCACGCCTTGAACTATCTGCTGCAGTATTAGCAGTCGAGATAACACAGACCATCATGGATAATTTAGATTTACATATAGACACCGTAAAATTCTACACAGACAGTAAAGTAGTCCTAGGCTACATAAGTAACGAGACAAGAAGGTTCTTCATCTATGTCGCCAATCGAGTggagaaaataagaaaatttagctCTCCAAGTCAATGGAATTATGTACCAACTCACCGTAATCCCGCAGACTCGGGAACAAGGTCCGTACAAGCCCATGAAATTCACAGCAGCGAATGGTTATTAGGACCAAAACAACTTCTTTCCTCAGAACAGAAGAATTCTGAGGATATATACCAGCTAATAGATCCAGAAGAAGATGGAGAAATCCGTGCAACTGTTAATGTTGCAAAAACATTTTCCACACCTGAGCATAAAGGTATCGGAACTGATAGATTCAATCGATTCTCCAACTGGACATCACTTGTGCGAGCGATAGCCTTTTTGGAACGTTTCTCTCGTTTACACGGGTCAAAACAGGCATCATCAGTGACTTCTGTGGATAGTTTTTCAAATGCCGAAAATTTCATCTTAATATCTGCACAACAGGAAGTTTATGGAGATGAAATAGATTGTATAAAACGTCAGGAACAAATTAATAAGCGGAGCCCGATAGCTAACCTCAATCCGTTTTTGGATGAACGAGGACTATTACGAGTTGGAGGCCGTATTGTAAAATCGGACTTGAACCTCCGTGAAAAGAAACCATTGATCGTCCCTGGACGCAATCATGTAGCAACATTATTAGTTCGACACTACCACAACAAGATAAAACATCAAGGTCGCCATTTCACAGATGGAGCGATTCGATCCGCAGGATTTTGGATCGTAGGAGCAAAACGCTTAATCTCATCTATTATTCACAAATGTGTGACATGCCGCAAACTCAGAGGAAAAACTGAGTATCAAATCATGTCTGATTTGCCAGAGGACCGTCTTGAACCTTCACCTCCGTTTACTAACGTTGGAATAGACACCTTTGGACCCTGGACAATTGTTTCACGTAAAACACGTGGTGGATACGCCAACTCCAAACGTTGGGCAATTTTATTCACATGCTTAGTGACAAGAGCTATTCACATCGAATTAATCGAGGAAATGAGTTCTTCGGCCTTCATAAACGCCGTCAGGAGATTCGCCGCTATAAGAGGCCAAGTAAAGATTTTCCGATCTGACCGTGGAACAAACTTTATTGGAGCAATCGACGATTTAAAGATTGATTCAATCAACGTTGAAGATGGACCCTTCAAGAACTTTCTGTACAGTTCTGGTACAACTTGGATCTTCAATGCGCCGCATTCGTCCCACATGGGTGGAGCCTGGGAAAGAATGATTGGTATCACCAGAAGAATTCTTGATTCTATGCTTCTAAATGCAGCCGGAAGAAGCCTTACGCATGACGTGCTTAACACACTAATGGCAGAAGTTTCAGCAATAGTGAACTCTAGACCTCTGGTACCGGTATCAACAGATCCAGAGAATCCGTTAATATTAACTCCGGCTATGTTATTGACACAGAAAACTGACTACGTTTTCACTTCAGACCATCTTGGGGAATTCGACAAACGAGATCTCTGTCTTGCCGAATGGAGACGAGTACAGGCTCTGGCCAGTGTTTTCTGGTCCCGTTGGAGGAAGGAATACCTGCCGTTACTACAACAACGACGAAAATGGACCGAAGATCGCCGTGATCTCATCGAAGGAGACGTCATTCTTCTTAAGGACAAAAACATTTGCCGTACCCAATGGCCCGTTGGAATTATAGTGAACTCATTTAAAAGTTCAGACGAACATGTCCGAAAAGCAGAAGTGCGAGTTATCGTTAATGGAAAAGCCACAACCTACACACGCCCTATCGTGGACATGATTCTTCTCATAGAGAACACTCCtgtgtaa